One window from the genome of Macaca fascicularis isolate 582-1 chromosome 7, T2T-MFA8v1.1 encodes:
- the LINGO1 gene encoding leucine-rich repeat and immunoglobulin-like domain-containing nogo receptor-interacting protein 1 isoform X2: MLAGGVRSMPSPLLACWQPILLLVLGSVLSGSATGCPPRCECSAQDRAVLCHRKRFVAVPEGIPTETRLLDLGKNRIKTLNQDEFASFPHLEELELNENIVSAVEPGAFNNLFNLRTLGLRSNRLKLIPLGVFTGLSNLTKLDISENKIVILLDYMFQDLYNLKSLEVGDNDLVYISHRAFSGLNSLEQLTLEKCNLTSIPTEALSHLHGLIVLRLRHLNINAIRDYSFKRLYRLKVLEISHWPYLDTMTPNCLYGLNLTSLSITHCNLTAVPYLAVRHLVYLRFLNLSYNPISTIEGSMLHELLRLQEIQLVGGQLAMVEPYAFRGLNYLRVLNVSGNQLTTLEESVFHSVGNLETLILDSNPLACDCRLLWVFRRRWRLNFNRQQPTCATPEFVQGKEFKDFPDVLLPNYFTCRRARIRDRKAQQVFVDEGHTVQFVCRADGDPPPAILWLSPRKHLVSAKSNGRLTVFPDGTLEVRYAQVQDNGTYLCIAANAGGNDSMPAHLHVRSYSPDWPHQPNKTFAFISNQPGEGEANSTRATVPFPFDIKTLIIATTMGFISFLGVVLFCLVLLFLWSRGKGNTKHNIEIEYVPRKSDAGISSADAPRKFNMKMI; the protein is encoded by the coding sequence ATGCTGGCGGGGGGCGTGAGGAGCATGCCCAGCCCCCTCCTGGCCTGCTGGCAGCCCATCCTCCTGCTGGTGCTGGGCTCGGTGCTGTCAGGCTCGGCCACAGGCTGCCCTCCCCGCTGCGAGTGCTCCGCCCAGGACCGGGCTGTGCTCTGCCACCGCAAGCGCTTTGTGGCAGTGCCTGAGGGCATCCCCACGGAGACGCGCCTGCTGGACCTGGGCAAGAACCGCATCAAAACGCTCAACCAGGACGAGTTCGCCAGCTTCCCGCACCTGGAGGAGCTGGAGCTCAACGAGAACATCGTGAGCGCCGTGGAGCCTGGCGCCTTCAACAACCTTTTCAACCTCCGGACGCTGGGTCTCCGCAGCAACCGCCTGAAGCTCATCCCGCTGGGCGTCTTCACTGGCCTCAGCAACTTGACCAAGCTGGACATCAGCGAGAACAAGATCGTTATCCTGCTGGACTACATGTTCCAGGACCTGTACAACCTCAAGTCACTGGAGGTTGGCGACAATGACCTCGTCTACATCTCCCACCGCGCCTTCAGCGGCCTCAACAGCCTGGAGCAGCTGACGCTGGAGAAATGCAACCTGACCTCCATCCCCACCGAGGCGCTGTCCCACCTGCACGGCCTCATCGTCCTGAGGCTCCGGCACCTCAACATCAATGCCATCCGGGACTACTCCTTCAAGAGGTTGTACCGACTCAAGGTCTTGGAGATCTCCCACTGGCCCTACTTGGACACCATGACACCCAACTGCCTCTACGGCCTCAACCTGACGTCCCTGTCCATCACACACTGCAATCTGACCGCTGTGCCCTACCTGGCCGTCCGCCACCTGGTCTATCTCCGCTTCCTCAACCTCTCCTACAACCCCATCAGCACCATTGAGGGCTCCATGTTGCATGAGCTGCTCCGGCTGCAGGAGATCCAGCTGGTGGGCGGGCAGCTGGCCATGGTGGAGCCCTATGCCTTCCGCGGCCTCAACTACCTGCGCGTGCTCAATGTCTCTGGCAACCAGCTGACCACGCTGGAAGAATCAGTCTTCCACTCGGTGGGCAACCTGGAGACGCTCATCCTGGACTCCAACCCATTGGCCTGCGACTGTCGGCTCCTGTGGGTGTTCCGGCGCCGCTGGCGGCTCAACTTCAACCGGCAGCAGCCCACGTGCGCCACGCCCGAGTTCGTCCAGGGCAAGGAGTTCAAGGACTTCCCTGATGTGCTACTGCCCAACTACTTCACCTGCCGCCGCGCCCGCATCCGGGATCGCAAGGCCCAGCAGGTGTTTGTGGATGAGGGCCACACGGTGCAGTTTGTGTGCCGGGCCGATGGCGACCCGCCGCCCGCCATCCTCTGGCTCTCACCCCGAAAGCACCTGGTCTCAGCCAAGAGCAATGGGCGGCTCACAGTCTTCCCTGATGGCACGCTGGAGGTGCGCTACGCCCAGGTACAGGACAATGGCACGTACCTGTGCATCGCGGCCAATGCAGGCGGCAACGACTCCATGCCCGCCCACCTGCATGTGCGCAGCTACTCACCCGACTGGCCCCATCAGCCCAACAAGACCTTCGCCTTCATCTCCAACCAGCCGGGCGAGGGAGAGGCCAACAGCACCCGAGCCACTGTGCCTTTCCCCTTCGACATCAAGACCCTCATCATCGCCACCACCATGGGCTTCATCTCTTTCCTGGGCGTCGTCCTCTTCTGCCTGGTGCTGCTGTTTCTCTGGAGCCGGGGCAAGGGCAACACGAAGCACAACATCGAGATCGAGTATGTCCCCCGAAAGTCGGACGCAGGCATCAGCTCCGCCGACGCGCCCCGCAAGTTCAACATGAAGATGATATGA
- the LINGO1 gene encoding leucine-rich repeat and immunoglobulin-like domain-containing nogo receptor-interacting protein 1 isoform X1 — translation MQVSERMLAGGVRSMPSPLLACWQPILLLVLGSVLSGSATGCPPRCECSAQDRAVLCHRKRFVAVPEGIPTETRLLDLGKNRIKTLNQDEFASFPHLEELELNENIVSAVEPGAFNNLFNLRTLGLRSNRLKLIPLGVFTGLSNLTKLDISENKIVILLDYMFQDLYNLKSLEVGDNDLVYISHRAFSGLNSLEQLTLEKCNLTSIPTEALSHLHGLIVLRLRHLNINAIRDYSFKRLYRLKVLEISHWPYLDTMTPNCLYGLNLTSLSITHCNLTAVPYLAVRHLVYLRFLNLSYNPISTIEGSMLHELLRLQEIQLVGGQLAMVEPYAFRGLNYLRVLNVSGNQLTTLEESVFHSVGNLETLILDSNPLACDCRLLWVFRRRWRLNFNRQQPTCATPEFVQGKEFKDFPDVLLPNYFTCRRARIRDRKAQQVFVDEGHTVQFVCRADGDPPPAILWLSPRKHLVSAKSNGRLTVFPDGTLEVRYAQVQDNGTYLCIAANAGGNDSMPAHLHVRSYSPDWPHQPNKTFAFISNQPGEGEANSTRATVPFPFDIKTLIIATTMGFISFLGVVLFCLVLLFLWSRGKGNTKHNIEIEYVPRKSDAGISSADAPRKFNMKMI, via the coding sequence GTGAGCGAGAGGATGCTGGCGGGGGGCGTGAGGAGCATGCCCAGCCCCCTCCTGGCCTGCTGGCAGCCCATCCTCCTGCTGGTGCTGGGCTCGGTGCTGTCAGGCTCGGCCACAGGCTGCCCTCCCCGCTGCGAGTGCTCCGCCCAGGACCGGGCTGTGCTCTGCCACCGCAAGCGCTTTGTGGCAGTGCCTGAGGGCATCCCCACGGAGACGCGCCTGCTGGACCTGGGCAAGAACCGCATCAAAACGCTCAACCAGGACGAGTTCGCCAGCTTCCCGCACCTGGAGGAGCTGGAGCTCAACGAGAACATCGTGAGCGCCGTGGAGCCTGGCGCCTTCAACAACCTTTTCAACCTCCGGACGCTGGGTCTCCGCAGCAACCGCCTGAAGCTCATCCCGCTGGGCGTCTTCACTGGCCTCAGCAACTTGACCAAGCTGGACATCAGCGAGAACAAGATCGTTATCCTGCTGGACTACATGTTCCAGGACCTGTACAACCTCAAGTCACTGGAGGTTGGCGACAATGACCTCGTCTACATCTCCCACCGCGCCTTCAGCGGCCTCAACAGCCTGGAGCAGCTGACGCTGGAGAAATGCAACCTGACCTCCATCCCCACCGAGGCGCTGTCCCACCTGCACGGCCTCATCGTCCTGAGGCTCCGGCACCTCAACATCAATGCCATCCGGGACTACTCCTTCAAGAGGTTGTACCGACTCAAGGTCTTGGAGATCTCCCACTGGCCCTACTTGGACACCATGACACCCAACTGCCTCTACGGCCTCAACCTGACGTCCCTGTCCATCACACACTGCAATCTGACCGCTGTGCCCTACCTGGCCGTCCGCCACCTGGTCTATCTCCGCTTCCTCAACCTCTCCTACAACCCCATCAGCACCATTGAGGGCTCCATGTTGCATGAGCTGCTCCGGCTGCAGGAGATCCAGCTGGTGGGCGGGCAGCTGGCCATGGTGGAGCCCTATGCCTTCCGCGGCCTCAACTACCTGCGCGTGCTCAATGTCTCTGGCAACCAGCTGACCACGCTGGAAGAATCAGTCTTCCACTCGGTGGGCAACCTGGAGACGCTCATCCTGGACTCCAACCCATTGGCCTGCGACTGTCGGCTCCTGTGGGTGTTCCGGCGCCGCTGGCGGCTCAACTTCAACCGGCAGCAGCCCACGTGCGCCACGCCCGAGTTCGTCCAGGGCAAGGAGTTCAAGGACTTCCCTGATGTGCTACTGCCCAACTACTTCACCTGCCGCCGCGCCCGCATCCGGGATCGCAAGGCCCAGCAGGTGTTTGTGGATGAGGGCCACACGGTGCAGTTTGTGTGCCGGGCCGATGGCGACCCGCCGCCCGCCATCCTCTGGCTCTCACCCCGAAAGCACCTGGTCTCAGCCAAGAGCAATGGGCGGCTCACAGTCTTCCCTGATGGCACGCTGGAGGTGCGCTACGCCCAGGTACAGGACAATGGCACGTACCTGTGCATCGCGGCCAATGCAGGCGGCAACGACTCCATGCCCGCCCACCTGCATGTGCGCAGCTACTCACCCGACTGGCCCCATCAGCCCAACAAGACCTTCGCCTTCATCTCCAACCAGCCGGGCGAGGGAGAGGCCAACAGCACCCGAGCCACTGTGCCTTTCCCCTTCGACATCAAGACCCTCATCATCGCCACCACCATGGGCTTCATCTCTTTCCTGGGCGTCGTCCTCTTCTGCCTGGTGCTGCTGTTTCTCTGGAGCCGGGGCAAGGGCAACACGAAGCACAACATCGAGATCGAGTATGTCCCCCGAAAGTCGGACGCAGGCATCAGCTCCGCCGACGCGCCCCGCAAGTTCAACATGAAGATGATATGA